ATCAAATACTATTTTACTTTTATTTCCAATTATTCCTTTTATGTTAAATGATTTCATTATAAATTTATTTAGTTAATTTTAAATATACGATACTGTACTTAAATACACCAAGTTAAAATTTGATTATTAAACTCTTCTGAATATTCAATTGCAATAATATAGATTATACTTTTAGGAGCTAAAAACCAAATCCCACATTCTTTTATTGTAGTTGGTACATAAATATATTTAATATCAAAGTATATTTTCAAAAATGAGTTATACTTCGTATATATTAAAAATGACAAATATCTTCTTATTAAGTTTCGAAAAAATAATCAACACTCATTAAATAACTTTAGAATTCTATCAAGATCTTCTAGAAATTGGTTCGAAACTAAACCTATTAACAGTTTCTGAAAGAAAAATAGTAGAATTACTATCTGCTCAAAAAACCAGTAAGCAAATTGCAGAACTTCTTTTCCTGTCCGAAAAAACAGTAGAAGGACACCGTACCAGAATTATAGAAAAATTGGGGATTCCAAAAGAAAAAAAATGCATTACTGATTTGGGCAATACAGAATTATAAAAAAATCCTTGTAGATTTAAAAATAATTATTAAAAAATGAAAGATGT
This region of Chryseobacterium vaccae genomic DNA includes:
- a CDS encoding response regulator transcription factor, with the translated sequence MVELLSAQKTSKQIAELLFLSEKTVEGHRTRIIEKLGIPKEKKCITDLGNTEL